The Brassica napus cultivar Da-Ae chromosome C7, Da-Ae, whole genome shotgun sequence genome has a segment encoding these proteins:
- the LOC106411389 gene encoding type I inositol polyphosphate 5-phosphatase 2 isoform X1 — protein sequence MKTRRGKRPEQRFWPSIVMNKWLNIKPKVYDFSEDEVDTENESEDDVCSVKNVSNACCVADEDSHGGRQADHGNKISDGGVRGYQRKHRRGKSETLRVQYINTKEIRVTVATWNVAGKRPSDDLDIDDWLSTDNPSDIYIIGFQEVVPLNAGNVFGAEDRGPIPRWESIIRRTLNKPQKESVYNQSPNNNNVLHRSHSAPSSPVLAQQANSIIADVMVENLAADRSLDLATDEFIDAATALPSLEPVGNPDMDWPERALDENPQIVGSEGKLRRVLSSNAMLGFKLPENPTGVSRFASDARNLKRSRSFETLKLSWNDIKEENDNTSSSSLSEAEEAVKVMSDNSLDGESSSDEGDKIRNAYSLSEDLVKECRKVKDCQKYVRIVSKQMVGIYVSVWIRRRLRRHVNNLKVSPVGVGLMGYMGNKGSVSISMTLYQSRMCFVCSHLTSGQKEGAEQRRNADVYEIIRRTRFSSVLDTDQPRTIPCHDQVFWFGDLNYRLNMSDSEVRKLVAQKRWDELKNSDQLIRELRRGHVFDGWREGPIKFPPTYKYEFDSDRYAGENLKEGEKKRAPAWCDRILWLGKGIRQECYKRSEIRMSDHRPVTSIFNVGVEVFDQRKLQRALHVNNAAASAVHPEPAFSV from the exons atgaaaacaaGACGCGGGAAACGCCCTGAA CAGAGGTTTTGGCCTTCGATTGTTATGAATAAATGGCTGAACATAAAGCCGAAGGTCTACGACTTTAGCGAAGACGAAGTAGATACAGAGAATGAGAGCGAAGATGACG TATGTTCGGTCAAAAACGTATCTAATGCCTGCTGCGTAGCTGATGAAGATAGCCATGGCGGCCGCCAAGCTGATCACGGCAACAAAATTTCAG acGGTGGTGTGAGGGGTTACCAGAGAAAACACCGGCGAGGCAAATCGGAGACTTTGAGAGTCCAATACATAAACACAAAGGAAATCAG AGTGACGGTTGCTACATGGAACGTCGCCGGGAAACGTCCCTCCGATGATCTTGATATTGACGATTGGCTTTCTACTGATAACCCTTCCGATATCTACATCATTGG GTTCCAAGAAGTGGTACCCTTAAACGCCGGAAACGTCTTCGGAGCAGAAGATAGAGGTCCGATTCCGAGATGGGAATCAATAATCCGTAGAACACTGAACAAACCCCAAAAAGAATCAGTCTATAATCAATCACCAAACAACAACAACGTTCTTCATAGGTCTCACAGCGCACCGTCGTCTCCCGTCTTAGCACAACAAGCAAACTCCATTATCGCTGATGTCATGGTCGAGAATCTGGCTGCTGACCGCTCGTTAGACCTAGCTACAGATGAGTTCATCGATGCGGCTACTGCTTTACCGAGTCTTGAACCTGTAGGGAATCCAGACATGGACTGGCCTGAACGAGCTTTAGACGAGAATCCTCAGATTGTTGGATCAGAGGGGAAGCTAAGGAGAGTGTTGAGCAGCAACGCCATGCTAGGGTTTAAGCTACCGGAGAATCCAACGGGAGTGAGTAGGTTTGCTTCTGACGCAAGAAACTTGAAACGGTCAAGGAGCTTTGAGACGCTAAAGCTGAGTTGGAATGATATCAAAGAAGAGAATGATAatacttcctcctcctccttgtcTGAAGCCGAAGAAGCTGTGAAAGTTATGTCTGATAATTCATTGGACGGAGAATCGTCTTCCGATGAAGGAGACAAGATCAGAAATGCTTATAGCTTGTCGGAAGATTTGGTGAAGGAGTGTCGGAAGGTGAAAGATTGTCAAAAGTATGTGAGGATAGTGAGTAAGCAAATGGTTGGGATCTATGTATCCGTATGGATCCGACGGCGGTTAAGAAGACACGTCAACAATTTGAAAGTTTCGCCGGTTGGAGTTGGCTTGATGGGCTACATGGGAAACAag GGATCAGTATCGATTAGCATGACGTTGTATCAATCAAGAATGTGTTTCGTGTGTTCGCACTTAACTTCCGGTCAAAAAGAAGGTGCTGAGCAGCGCCGGAATGCTGACGTGTATGAAATCATACGTCGTACTCGTTTCTCATCGGTTCTTGATACCGATCAACCGAGAACCATACCATGTCACGA TCAGGTATTCTGGTTTGGTGATCTGAACTACAGACTTAACATGTCAGACAGTGAAGTAAGAAAGCTTGTCGCGCAGAAACGATGGGATGAGCTCAAGAACAGTGATCAG TTGATTAGAGAATTACGAAGAGGACATGTCTTTGATGGATGGAGAGAAGGACCGATCAAATTCCCTCCTACATATAAATACGAATTTGATTCCGATCGTTACGCGGGAGAAAACTTGAaagaaggagagaagaagagagctcCTGCATG GTGTGATAGAATATTATGGTTGGGAAAAGGAATAAGACAAGAGTGTTATAAGAGATCGGAGATAAGGATGTCCGATCATCGGCCTGTGACTTCCATATTCAACGTTGGAGTTGAAGTTTTCGATCAACGGAAACTTCAAAGAGCTCTTCACGTTAATAACGCAGCTGCTTCTGCTGTTCATCCTGAACCTGCTTTCTCAGTCTAA
- the LOC106411389 gene encoding type I inositol polyphosphate 5-phosphatase 2 isoform X2 produces the protein MKTRRGKRPERFWPSIVMNKWLNIKPKVYDFSEDEVDTENESEDDVCSVKNVSNACCVADEDSHGGRQADHGNKISDGGVRGYQRKHRRGKSETLRVQYINTKEIRVTVATWNVAGKRPSDDLDIDDWLSTDNPSDIYIIGFQEVVPLNAGNVFGAEDRGPIPRWESIIRRTLNKPQKESVYNQSPNNNNVLHRSHSAPSSPVLAQQANSIIADVMVENLAADRSLDLATDEFIDAATALPSLEPVGNPDMDWPERALDENPQIVGSEGKLRRVLSSNAMLGFKLPENPTGVSRFASDARNLKRSRSFETLKLSWNDIKEENDNTSSSSLSEAEEAVKVMSDNSLDGESSSDEGDKIRNAYSLSEDLVKECRKVKDCQKYVRIVSKQMVGIYVSVWIRRRLRRHVNNLKVSPVGVGLMGYMGNKGSVSISMTLYQSRMCFVCSHLTSGQKEGAEQRRNADVYEIIRRTRFSSVLDTDQPRTIPCHDQVFWFGDLNYRLNMSDSEVRKLVAQKRWDELKNSDQLIRELRRGHVFDGWREGPIKFPPTYKYEFDSDRYAGENLKEGEKKRAPAWCDRILWLGKGIRQECYKRSEIRMSDHRPVTSIFNVGVEVFDQRKLQRALHVNNAAASAVHPEPAFSV, from the exons atgaaaacaaGACGCGGGAAACGCCCTGAA AGGTTTTGGCCTTCGATTGTTATGAATAAATGGCTGAACATAAAGCCGAAGGTCTACGACTTTAGCGAAGACGAAGTAGATACAGAGAATGAGAGCGAAGATGACG TATGTTCGGTCAAAAACGTATCTAATGCCTGCTGCGTAGCTGATGAAGATAGCCATGGCGGCCGCCAAGCTGATCACGGCAACAAAATTTCAG acGGTGGTGTGAGGGGTTACCAGAGAAAACACCGGCGAGGCAAATCGGAGACTTTGAGAGTCCAATACATAAACACAAAGGAAATCAG AGTGACGGTTGCTACATGGAACGTCGCCGGGAAACGTCCCTCCGATGATCTTGATATTGACGATTGGCTTTCTACTGATAACCCTTCCGATATCTACATCATTGG GTTCCAAGAAGTGGTACCCTTAAACGCCGGAAACGTCTTCGGAGCAGAAGATAGAGGTCCGATTCCGAGATGGGAATCAATAATCCGTAGAACACTGAACAAACCCCAAAAAGAATCAGTCTATAATCAATCACCAAACAACAACAACGTTCTTCATAGGTCTCACAGCGCACCGTCGTCTCCCGTCTTAGCACAACAAGCAAACTCCATTATCGCTGATGTCATGGTCGAGAATCTGGCTGCTGACCGCTCGTTAGACCTAGCTACAGATGAGTTCATCGATGCGGCTACTGCTTTACCGAGTCTTGAACCTGTAGGGAATCCAGACATGGACTGGCCTGAACGAGCTTTAGACGAGAATCCTCAGATTGTTGGATCAGAGGGGAAGCTAAGGAGAGTGTTGAGCAGCAACGCCATGCTAGGGTTTAAGCTACCGGAGAATCCAACGGGAGTGAGTAGGTTTGCTTCTGACGCAAGAAACTTGAAACGGTCAAGGAGCTTTGAGACGCTAAAGCTGAGTTGGAATGATATCAAAGAAGAGAATGATAatacttcctcctcctccttgtcTGAAGCCGAAGAAGCTGTGAAAGTTATGTCTGATAATTCATTGGACGGAGAATCGTCTTCCGATGAAGGAGACAAGATCAGAAATGCTTATAGCTTGTCGGAAGATTTGGTGAAGGAGTGTCGGAAGGTGAAAGATTGTCAAAAGTATGTGAGGATAGTGAGTAAGCAAATGGTTGGGATCTATGTATCCGTATGGATCCGACGGCGGTTAAGAAGACACGTCAACAATTTGAAAGTTTCGCCGGTTGGAGTTGGCTTGATGGGCTACATGGGAAACAag GGATCAGTATCGATTAGCATGACGTTGTATCAATCAAGAATGTGTTTCGTGTGTTCGCACTTAACTTCCGGTCAAAAAGAAGGTGCTGAGCAGCGCCGGAATGCTGACGTGTATGAAATCATACGTCGTACTCGTTTCTCATCGGTTCTTGATACCGATCAACCGAGAACCATACCATGTCACGA TCAGGTATTCTGGTTTGGTGATCTGAACTACAGACTTAACATGTCAGACAGTGAAGTAAGAAAGCTTGTCGCGCAGAAACGATGGGATGAGCTCAAGAACAGTGATCAG TTGATTAGAGAATTACGAAGAGGACATGTCTTTGATGGATGGAGAGAAGGACCGATCAAATTCCCTCCTACATATAAATACGAATTTGATTCCGATCGTTACGCGGGAGAAAACTTGAaagaaggagagaagaagagagctcCTGCATG GTGTGATAGAATATTATGGTTGGGAAAAGGAATAAGACAAGAGTGTTATAAGAGATCGGAGATAAGGATGTCCGATCATCGGCCTGTGACTTCCATATTCAACGTTGGAGTTGAAGTTTTCGATCAACGGAAACTTCAAAGAGCTCTTCACGTTAATAACGCAGCTGCTTCTGCTGTTCATCCTGAACCTGCTTTCTCAGTCTAA